One window of Manihot esculenta cultivar AM560-2 chromosome 17, M.esculenta_v8, whole genome shotgun sequence genomic DNA carries:
- the LOC122722228 gene encoding uncharacterized protein LOC122722228, with protein MRGRGRGSSSRGRGDHSRGDDHTSESQNVNQDLVQYTALIPRPDQGERSTQGAAPSTPASVHTSATASAPIGLPPIASTATSAFASASASGSCAPTGYIPHISLVNSIMQPSDPIARRITLIFKEKLVVDGFCWKNVPEEVKEFYWQEFKVIQIILYV; from the exons ATGAGAGGACGAGGACGTGGATCTTCATCACGAGGTCGAGGAGACCATAGCAGGGGTGATGACCACACAAGTGAATCACAGAATGTCAATCAAGATTTGGTGCAATACACTGCCTTGATTCCTAGACCAGACCAGGGTGAGAGATCCACACAGGGTGCTGCACCATCCACTCCTGCTTCAGTGCACACATCTGCTACTGCCTCAGCTCCCATTGGTTTGCCACCTATTGCATCGACGGCTACATCTGCATTTGcatctgcttctgcttctggtAGTTGTGCACCTACAGGATACATACCACATATTTCCTTAGTAAACTCAAT CATGCAGCCTTCTGATCCGATTGCTAGGCGGATTACCTTGATCTTCAAGGAAAAGTTAGTAGTAGATGGCTTTTGTTGGAAAAATGTACCAGAAGAGGTTAAAGAATTCTATTGGCAAGAATTTAAGGTAATACAAATTATATTGTACGTGTGA